Genomic window (Streptomyces clavuligerus):
CGCCGGTGCCGTTCCGGCCGGTTCGAGGAGCACCTCGCGGGCCTGTTCCGCGGAGCGGGTGATGCTCTCGCCGACGAAGTCGACGAAACGGGCGACGCCTTCGAGGCGGGCGGCGGCCGGAGTGCCGCGACCGAGGACGGTGACGCCCTGCCGCGCGGTCTCGGCGAGCAGGGCGTTGGCCCGGGCGCTGGCGAGCATCGCCTGGTACCACAGCTCGTTGTCGACGATGTAGCGCTCGCGGCGGCCCTCGCCGCGCTCCCGGCGGATGAGGTTCCGGCCTTCGAGGAAGGCGATCGCCTTGGAGACGGACGCCGGGCTGACCTGGAGCCGCCGGGCGAGTTCGGACGCGGTGAGGCTGCCCGCGTCGGTGGTGTAGAGGCAGGTCAGCACCCGGGACATCATCTTGGGCAGGCCCTGGCCCATGAGGATGGTGGTGAACGTCTCCTCGTACCCGCGTACCGCTTCGGCGTCCCGGCCATAGCTCTGCGCGGCCGTCCGGGCCTCCCGGGGCGCGGACGGCCGACGCCTGCGGGCGCGGTGTTCGGTGGCGCGGTGGGCCAGGTCGGAACGGTAGTCGGTGGGGCCGCCGTTGCGCATCACCTCACGGGTGACGGTCGAGGTGGGGCGGTCCAGCCCGCGGGCGATCTCCGCGTAGGCGAGGCCGTCGGCCAGGCCCAGCGCGATCCGCTGACGTTCCTGCTGGGTGAGTCTGCCTCCCGGCATCGTGGTCTCCTTCGTCTCCGCCATGGTCGCCGATACGTCCGACCTTAGCGTTCACCATCAGTCCATTGCAATGCTTCATCGATGGGATGTTGCGTTGAATTTAAGGACGTTGCAACGATTGCACTGCTCTGAGCTGGGAAAATGATGGTTGTTTGCAACGTGGATGTTGCTCAAGGCGTGAACGCGACGTAGCGTTTTCGATGTCAGAAACAACGAGCCAAGGAGTGCATGATGCAGAAGTTCGCCACCCCCGCCCCCGTGTCCGCCGTTCTCGACATCCCCGCGGGGCACATCCGTCTCATCGCCGCCGACCGGGCCGACACCACGGTCGACATTCTGCCCGCGGACGCCTCGAAGAGCCGCGATGTGAAGGCGGCGGAGCGGGCCGTGGTCCACTGCGCCGACGGCGTTCTGCGGATCGAGGTCCCGCAGCGGTCGAACCCGGTGCTCGGCGGCTCCGGCTCCATCGAGGTGACCGTGCAACTGCCCGCCGGTTCCCGGGTCGAGGCCAAGACGGCCAGCGCCGAATTCCGCGGTGTCGGACGCCTCGGCGACGTCACCTTCGAGGGCGCGCACGGCTCGGTCAAGCTGGACGAGACCGCGAGCGCCCGCCTCTCCCTCCTGGACGGCACCATCGAGGTGGGCCGGCTGGGCGACTCCGCGGAGATCAGCACCGCCAAGGGCGACATCCGGATCACCGAGGCCGTGCGCGGCACGGTCGCGCTGCGCACCGAGGCCGGAGAGGTGTCGGTCGGCGCCGCCCGCGGGGTCTCCGCCACCCTGGACGCCGGGACCGCCCACGGCCGCATCCACAACGCGCTCCGCAACAGCGAGGGTTCCGCCGCCGGTCTGACCATCCGTGTGACGACCTCCTACGGCGACATCACCGCCCGCAGCCTCTGAGGGGTGAGGGATTCGGGCAGGTGTACGTATCCCGCCGGAACCATCCCCGTTCGAACAAAGCGTGCTCGTTCGCCATTTCACCAGAAAGAGTTCAGAAAAAATAAACACAGAAATAGCGGTAACGAGGTGGAATTATCACTCATATTCTGAGGCCGCGCGCTGATCGCGCACGCTGACAACGGCGGACGGCCGTCCGGGCGTTCGCCCCCCAATCCGGCGTTCAGAACGGGACAGAACACCATGACCGACGTACACGCCGGCGCCCCTGCCGGCGTCCTCGGTGGCACAGCCGCCGAAGCACCGTCCGACACGGCCGCCGACGCGCCGCACACCCCGTTGACCACGACGCCGTCCGACGAGGACTACCGGCTGGGCACCGAGAGCTTCACCGACGAGCGGCGGACGGCGGTCCTCGCCCGGCTGGAGGAACATCTCGACCAGCACCGCGCCCGTATGCTCGGCTACCAGGTCAACCTCTCGCTCGACGGCCACACCTCCCTCGGCCGCTTCCTCCGCTACCACATCAACAACGTCGGGGACCCGTTCGTCGACAGCCACTTCAGCATGCACTCGCGGTGGCTGGAGCGCGCGGTGCTCGAACACTACGCCCGGCTCTGGCACGCCCCCCTGCCCGAGGACCCCACCCGCCCCCGGAACGAGGACGCCTGGGGCTATGTCCTCTCCATGGGCAGCACCGAGGGCAACCTCTACGCCCTGTGGAACGCCCGCGACTACCTCGACGGCAACGCCCTCGTCCGCGACGAGATCTCCGGGGACGCGAGCTGCCGCACCACCTACATCCGGGCCCAGCACCCCGAGGACAACCCCAACGCCTACGCCCCCGTGGCCTTCTTCTCCCAGGAGACCCACTACTCCCACATCAAGGCCATGCGGGTCCTGGACATCCCCACCTTCTACGACCTCGGCGGCAGCCTCTACCCGGACCAGTGCCCGATCGACGTGTCCGGCACCGGCACACGGACCTACAACGGCTGGCCCCTGGGCGGAGTTCCCACCACCGGCGGGGACGAGGGACCCGGCACGGTCGACATCGACGCCCTCGTCCCGCTCGTGGAGTTCTTCGCCGCGAAGGGCCACCCCGTCCTCGTCAACTTCAACGTCGGCAGCGTCTTCAAGGGCGCCTACGACGATGTCGCCACCGCCTGCGAGCGGCTCCGGCCCGTCTTCGAGCGGTACGGGCTCGTCGACCGCGCCGTACGGTTCGACCCCGACGACCCGGACCGGGTCAGCGTACGGAACGGGTACTGGGTGCATGTCGACGGCGCCCTCGGCGGCGCCTACGCCCCCTATCTGGAGAAGGCCCGCGACGCCGGACTGACCGGGAGCGCGCCGCCGGTCTTCGACTTCCGGATTCCCGAGGTCTCCTCGATCGTCACCAGCGGGCACAAATACCCCGGGGCGCCGGTGCCCACCGGCATCTTCCTGTCCCGCGCGGGGTCCAAGCTGCGCCCGCCGTCGGACCCGGCGGTCGTGTCCTCGCCGGACAGCACCTTCGCCGGGTCCCGCAGCGGGTTCGCCTCGCTGGCGATGTGGAACCACCTCGCGCAGCTCGGCGAGGAGGAGCAGATGCGGCAGGCCGTCGAGGCGCTGCGGGTCGCCGAGTACACGGCCGGGCGGCTCAGGGAGCTGAGCGCCGCCCTCGCGGAGCGCGGCGAGCCCTGGGCGGAGGACGGGATCGAGGTCGGGCACGGCGACCACGCGCTGAGCGTGTGGTTCCAGCAGCCCCGGGCCGAGATCACCGCCAAGTACACGCTGGCCTGTGTCCCGCTCGACCTCGGGGGAGTGCGCCATGACTACAGCCATGTCTATGTCATGCCGCATGTGACCCGGGAGCTCGTCGACGAACTCGTGGACGAGCTCTACCGGCCCGGGGCCTTCGACCGCTCCGCCGAGGAAGGGGCCGTCCGGCCGCCGCTCCCCGGACAGAGCTGACCCGGACAGAGCCGACCCGGCCCGCGCGCGCCGGGTCGCTCTGCTTCCCGCCCCCTGCCTCCTGGCCCCCGTCCTTCGCCCCTGGGCGAGCGGCGGGGGCCCGCGCCGTCCCGGACTACTCGAAGTCGCAGCCCGGGTTGGGGGCGTCCTGGGAGAAGGGCGCGCCGTGCGGCAGGGCATAGACGGCCCGCAGGACGAGGTCCGTGGCGCCGGGGTTGCGGCCCAGGTGCACATAGCCGGGTCCGGCCGCCTCCCGCAGCGGATCGCCCTCGGTGTAGACGCCGTCGGAGGCGCAGGTCGCGTCGTAGTGGTGCAGGGTGCCCCGGGCGACGTACCCGCGCACGGGGCCGTTGTGGTAGTGCCAGCCCGTGGTCTGACCCGGTGGGATGGTGACCTCCCGCAGGATGTAGTCGGTGTCGCCGAGGGTGGTCCGGGCGAGGACCTTTCCCGTGACGCCCGGACCCGCCGGGGTGGCGTGCGCCGCCCCGGCGGGCAGGGACAGGCCGACGAGAACCGCGCCGACGGCCGCGAGGGAGGGAAGACTGCGCATGACGGCACCTCTGAGGGAGGGGGACGGTGGACGGAGCGGGGAGCACTGTATCCCGCACCGTGCGCATGGCTGAAGGGAGTTGGGCGGCCTATGTGCCCTGCCGGGCGGGGCGGGAGTGTGACATCGTCTGGGCACAGCGTGGTATCCGCCCTCCGCGCGCGCCGCCGCGCGTTCGACCACTACGGCGAAGGACTGCTCATGCCCGCGATCCTGATCCACGGCGTCCCCGACACCCACCATGTGTGGGACGGCGTCCGCCGCCGGCTGACCCGTACCGATGTGGAGGCATGGGACCTGCCGGGGTTCGGCACCCCGCGCCCGGACGGCTTCGGCTCCACCAAGGAGGAGTACGTCGACTGGCTCGTCGAGCGACTTGAGCGGGTCGGGGAGCCGGTCGACCTGGTCGGTCACGACTGGGGCTGCATCCTCACCCTGCGCGTAGCCTGCCTCCGTCCCGACCTGGTCCGCACCTGGGCCGGGGGCGACGGGCCGCTCGACGCCGGGTACGAGTGGCATCCGCTGGCGAAGATCTGGCAGGACCCGGTGGAGGGCGACCGCTATATGGCGGAACTGGAGCCGGAGTCCTTCACCCACGGCCTGGTGGGGGGCTTCGACGTGCCCGCCGACCGCGCCGCCGAGATGATCGGCCGGGTGGACGGGACGATGAAGGACAGCATCCTCAGGCTCTACCGCTCCGCCCTGACCGTGGGCGCCGAGTGGGCGCCGGAGCTGTCCCGGGTGGCGGCGCCCTGTCTGGTGTTCTGGGGTGTGCGCGACCCCGCCTGCCCGGTCGGTTTCGCCGACGGGCTCGCCGCCGCCCTGCGCGCGCCCGACCCCGTGCGCATCGACTCCAACCACTGGCCCCTCCTGGAGCGGCCCGCCGAGGTCGCGGCGGCCCTCGAAGCGCACTGGGACACGGCCGCTGACCTGGGCGGCTGAGCCCGCGGCCCCAGCGGTCGGCGCCCGCGGGGGCGCGGGTACGCGGGCGCCCGCGGCCGGTCCGGCCGCGGGCGCTTCGCGCTGTCGGTGCCCGGAGGGTCAGGGGCGCCAGAGGATCAGGTCCCACCGGTCGGGTGCGACCTGCGGACAGAGGTAGTAGGACGCGCCGGCGTTCATGACCGCCCACTGGCCCGCGTGTGCGCAGGCGCCCAGGGACGAGTACCAACCCCAGGGAATCCAGGCCGTGGGCCCGACGGCCGGGGCCGGGGCCGCGGTCACGGTAGGCGCTGCCGCTGCCTGGGCCGCCGGGGCGGCCATCAGTCCGGCGCTTGCGACAGCGGCGGCCACGGCCGCTCCGGCGAACATCCTGCGTAGGGACATGACGTTGAGCCCTCCCGTTCCATCAGGTCCATCGAGGTCCGCGCCCCGATGGCTGAAGAAAGACTGATCCCTATCGATGGATCAATGCAATGGGAAGCCAATATTCCGTCATAGGTTGGCTAATACCGGACTGATCGGCTGATTTTATGTAGTTTCTGTGAAGAGGCAGTGGGTAGATCGTGGCGTTCAGGGCTTGCGATACGCCCTGCTGAAGATGAAGGTTGGTCAGATCTGGTCAGGTCTGGACCACTTGAGAGGCGAGCGGTGTCCCGCAGCGGTCCGCACCGCGCGGGCGGGCCGGGCTCATCGGCGCGCGGCGGGCTCGCGCGCGGGTGCGGGGGCCGGTGGCGCGGCCGCGGTGCCCGTCGTCTCCTTGCCGTAACGGGCGATCGCCGCCGTGGCGAGGGCCATGGGGACCGCGATGACGGCCGCCACCTGGCCGGTGGTGAACGAGGCCGTCAGCCAGCCCACCGCCGGGGGCCCGATGATGCCGCCGGACTTGCTGCACGCCGCGGAGAGTCCGCTGCCGAGGCCGCGGAAGGCCGTCGGGTACACCTGCGCGGTGTAGGGGCCGAGCACGGCGACCACCCCGCTGGTCCCGGTGAGCAGGCCGATCAGGACCGGGACGGCGATCTGGGGGTCGTCCAGCGGCAGCACGGTCAGCAGGGCCAGGGAGGCCGCCGTGACCGCGCCGTACAGGGTCATCGTCTTCCGTGAGGACCAGCGGCTGTAGAGCCAGGCGGCCAGCGCCGTCCCCGGGATGGACATCAGCGAGGCACCGAACAGGATCTGCGAGGGCGGCGTGCTGAGGCCCGCGTCGCCGAGCACGGTCGGCAGGAAGGTGACGAACCCCCAGTAGACCAGGCCCCAGGAGAGGGCGAAGCCGGAGATGACCAGGGTCTGACGGCGGTGGTCGGGGCCGAGGAGGGCCCGCATCCCGCGTCCGGTCCTGGGCTCGGCGGGGGTCTGCCCCAGGCCGAACAGCACGGTCATCCGGCGTGCCTCGGCATGCTTGCCCTGCGCCGCCAGGAAGCTCGGGGACTCCGGTATCCAGCGGTTGAACGCCAACAGGAGCAGGGCGAGGGGCAGTTGCAGGAACCACAGGACGCGCCAGCCGTACAGCGGCTCGAAGAGCGAGGACAGACCACTGGCGGCGAGATAGCCGGCGACCGTCGTCAGCCCGGCGGTCAGGACCACCACCCCGCTGCGGCCG
Coding sequences:
- a CDS encoding alpha/beta fold hydrolase; this encodes MPAILIHGVPDTHHVWDGVRRRLTRTDVEAWDLPGFGTPRPDGFGSTKEEYVDWLVERLERVGEPVDLVGHDWGCILTLRVACLRPDLVRTWAGGDGPLDAGYEWHPLAKIWQDPVEGDRYMAELEPESFTHGLVGGFDVPADRAAEMIGRVDGTMKDSILRLYRSALTVGAEWAPELSRVAAPCLVFWGVRDPACPVGFADGLAAALRAPDPVRIDSNHWPLLERPAEVAAALEAHWDTAADLGG
- a CDS encoding DUF4097 family beta strand repeat-containing protein — protein: MQKFATPAPVSAVLDIPAGHIRLIAADRADTTVDILPADASKSRDVKAAERAVVHCADGVLRIEVPQRSNPVLGGSGSIEVTVQLPAGSRVEAKTASAEFRGVGRLGDVTFEGAHGSVKLDETASARLSLLDGTIEVGRLGDSAEISTAKGDIRITEAVRGTVALRTEAGEVSVGAARGVSATLDAGTAHGRIHNALRNSEGSAAGLTIRVTTSYGDITARSL
- a CDS encoding pyridoxal-dependent decarboxylase codes for the protein MTDVHAGAPAGVLGGTAAEAPSDTAADAPHTPLTTTPSDEDYRLGTESFTDERRTAVLARLEEHLDQHRARMLGYQVNLSLDGHTSLGRFLRYHINNVGDPFVDSHFSMHSRWLERAVLEHYARLWHAPLPEDPTRPRNEDAWGYVLSMGSTEGNLYALWNARDYLDGNALVRDEISGDASCRTTYIRAQHPEDNPNAYAPVAFFSQETHYSHIKAMRVLDIPTFYDLGGSLYPDQCPIDVSGTGTRTYNGWPLGGVPTTGGDEGPGTVDIDALVPLVEFFAAKGHPVLVNFNVGSVFKGAYDDVATACERLRPVFERYGLVDRAVRFDPDDPDRVSVRNGYWVHVDGALGGAYAPYLEKARDAGLTGSAPPVFDFRIPEVSSIVTSGHKYPGAPVPTGIFLSRAGSKLRPPSDPAVVSSPDSTFAGSRSGFASLAMWNHLAQLGEEEQMRQAVEALRVAEYTAGRLRELSAALAERGEPWAEDGIEVGHGDHALSVWFQQPRAEITAKYTLACVPLDLGGVRHDYSHVYVMPHVTRELVDELVDELYRPGAFDRSAEEGAVRPPLPGQS
- a CDS encoding MFS transporter: MDRFRSRGLIPRPLLFWSGVAICSAGVAEHIRMFVHAAEMDFHMSHMPMDTAMWAAMVAVVAGLVLAGFGLAPHRRPEETPPPPDTAPEPVSPARQTLLRRRLIAVLSFALIVDQMKPATLAFIMPGARAEYGLTPAEVALIPMGGLTGTVLGSLLWGHLADRIGRRASVLLAALLFVATTVCGAMPSFEASVLMCVLMGMSAGGMLPIVYALMSEVLPGRSGVVVLTAGLTTVAGYLAASGLSSLFEPLYGWRVLWFLQLPLALLLLAFNRWIPESPSFLAAQGKHAEARRMTVLFGLGQTPAEPRTGRGMRALLGPDHRRQTLVISGFALSWGLVYWGFVTFLPTVLGDAGLSTPPSQILFGASLMSIPGTALAAWLYSRWSSRKTMTLYGAVTAASLALLTVLPLDDPQIAVPVLIGLLTGTSGVVAVLGPYTAQVYPTAFRGLGSGLSAACSKSGGIIGPPAVGWLTASFTTGQVAAVIAVPMALATAAIARYGKETTGTAAAPPAPAPAREPAARR
- a CDS encoding helix-turn-helix domain-containing protein, which encodes MPGGRLTQQERQRIALGLADGLAYAEIARGLDRPTSTVTREVMRNGGPTDYRSDLAHRATEHRARRRRPSAPREARTAAQSYGRDAEAVRGYEETFTTILMGQGLPKMMSRVLTCLYTTDAGSLTASELARRLQVSPASVSKAIAFLEGRNLIRRERGEGRRERYIVDNELWYQAMLASARANALLAETARQGVTVLGRGTPAAARLEGVARFVDFVGESITRSAEQAREVLLEPAGTAPAPGDTAAAPPGPDDAADTSTGTGTGTGTGTGTGSADPAAPAADEE